A single region of the Vallitalea longa genome encodes:
- a CDS encoding ABC transporter permease, whose amino-acid sequence MAMRKKYLHRIMWLGLILIIWEAVYYSNMYARQIFPSIEQIIKSLASSITKGDLLMQVGFSFIIILKGLIIGIILAVLFSFLDYFFKKFSSFLDTIIGILHPLPGIALLPLVIIWFGVGEKAILFIIIHSVLWPMTINMKTGFRSVDKEYIEVSKNLGMNIWQIFYYVLIPLSLMHIVSGLKIGWSRSWRALISSEMVFGAIGPFGGLGWFIFEKRVYMDTAGMYAGLLVIIIIGMIMEDLIFGRMEKACTKIYS is encoded by the coding sequence ATGGCAATGAGAAAAAAATACTTACATCGAATAATGTGGTTAGGACTGATATTAATCATATGGGAAGCCGTTTATTACTCCAATATGTATGCCAGACAAATATTCCCTTCAATAGAACAGATAATAAAATCACTTGCCAGTAGTATTACAAAAGGTGATTTACTGATGCAGGTAGGATTCTCATTCATAATCATACTGAAAGGTTTGATTATTGGAATAATCCTAGCTGTACTATTCAGCTTCCTAGACTATTTCTTCAAGAAATTCAGCAGTTTCCTAGATACCATCATAGGCATACTCCACCCTCTTCCAGGAATAGCCCTCCTACCACTAGTAATAATATGGTTCGGTGTAGGAGAAAAAGCCATACTCTTCATCATAATACACTCGGTACTATGGCCTATGACCATCAACATGAAAACAGGCTTCAGATCAGTAGACAAAGAATATATAGAAGTATCCAAAAACCTAGGCATGAACATCTGGCAAATCTTCTACTATGTACTTATCCCCCTCAGCCTAATGCATATAGTATCAGGCTTAAAAATCGGCTGGTCCAGATCATGGCGAGCACTAATCAGCTCCGAAATGGTCTTCGGAGCCATCGGCCCATTTGGCGGCCTGGGTTGGTTTATCTTCGAAAAAAGAGTCTACATGGATACCGCCGGAATGTACGCAGGCCTATTAGTAATAATAATCATAGGCATGATCATGGAAGACCTTATCTTCGGAAGAATGGAAAAAGCCTGTACCAAAATATATAGCTAA
- a CDS encoding ArnT family glycosyltransferase yields the protein MNKSKKYTFIIVLYLILYFIISLNYLEIFPFVHSDEPWLSGLTRNMMENGSIFATETFFDLFPRFPHCIKVLFHLIQMPFILIFGYDIFSVRLISLIFGTISLLLFYKICCKLFGNYLYSILITVLLSFNIQFIYASHFARQEIIIVFVLMLGFYYYLSRSRGGNTHIFLGLIIGLSVGIHPNSFVVAIVFGLLYVIDIIYKHKKVRNLLILIGTTGLTALIFVILSFIGDADFISHYTSFGESLGVSSSIIDKILTMPNYYMNLFNGISGTYYTPPIKVYLNVFGIVFLISIVYLIISRLIKKVIDDDCLPDNLMILKLLICIVGINIGFIIIGRYNQTNVVFVFPFFYLLVFALFSNIINYSKKFMIIFMVILIGFSFYLTFEECSVYGRYDYNDYLDELEIIPQGVKTLGNLNMEFYFENGMLLDYRNLTYLEENNMSFEDYINHNNIEYIVFMEELDYIHRNSGWSILYGEDYYYDDMKRFIEENCRLVHEFRDSLYGIRISRYMMDYEWGVWIYRVEK from the coding sequence ATGAATAAATCTAAAAAATATACTTTTATAATTGTTCTATATCTAATATTATACTTTATCATTAGTTTGAATTATCTAGAAATATTTCCCTTTGTTCATTCAGATGAACCTTGGCTTAGTGGATTAACAAGAAATATGATGGAGAATGGATCAATCTTTGCTACTGAAACTTTTTTTGATCTGTTTCCTAGGTTTCCTCATTGTATAAAAGTATTGTTTCATTTGATTCAGATGCCTTTTATACTTATTTTCGGTTATGACATTTTCTCTGTAAGATTGATTTCTCTTATATTCGGTACAATTTCTTTGTTATTGTTCTATAAAATATGTTGTAAGTTGTTTGGTAACTATTTGTATTCCATTCTTATCACTGTATTATTGAGTTTTAATATACAATTCATATATGCTTCCCATTTCGCTAGACAGGAAATTATTATTGTGTTTGTCTTAATGCTTGGATTTTATTATTATCTATCAAGAAGTAGGGGTGGAAATACTCATATATTTCTTGGACTCATCATAGGTTTGTCAGTTGGTATTCATCCTAACAGTTTTGTAGTAGCTATTGTTTTTGGGTTGCTGTATGTGATTGATATAATCTATAAGCATAAAAAAGTGCGTAATCTATTAATTTTGATTGGGACAACTGGTTTGACTGCATTGATATTCGTAATATTGAGTTTTATAGGTGATGCTGATTTTATCAGTCATTATACTAGTTTTGGAGAATCATTGGGAGTATCGTCTAGCATAATTGATAAAATATTAACAATGCCTAATTATTATATGAATTTGTTTAATGGAATTAGTGGTACTTATTATACACCACCTATAAAAGTATATCTTAATGTGTTTGGTATTGTATTTCTTATTTCCATTGTTTATCTGATTATTAGTCGTTTAATCAAGAAAGTTATTGATGATGATTGTTTGCCTGATAACTTGATGATTCTGAAATTATTGATATGTATTGTTGGCATTAATATAGGTTTTATAATAATAGGTAGATATAATCAGACTAATGTTGTCTTTGTTTTTCCGTTTTTCTATTTACTTGTATTTGCGCTTTTTAGCAACATTATCAATTATAGTAAGAAGTTTATGATTATATTTATGGTAATATTGATTGGTTTTTCTTTCTATCTTACTTTTGAAGAGTGTAGTGTGTATGGTCGTTATGATTATAATGATTATCTTGATGAATTAGAGATTATTCCTCAAGGGGTTAAAACACTTGGTAATCTTAATATGGAATTCTATTTTGAGAATGGTATGTTATTGGATTATAGAAATTTGACATATTTGGAAGAGAATAATATGTCTTTTGAAGATTATATAAACCATAATAACATTGAGTACATTGTATTTATGGAAGAATTGGATTATATCCATAGAAATAGTGGATGGAGTATTTTGTATGGGGAAGATTATTATTATGATGATATGAAGAGGTTTATTGAAGAGAATTGTAGGTTGGTTCATGAGTTCAGGGATTCTTTGTATGGGATTAGGATAAGTAGGTATATGATGGATTATGAGTGGGGGGTGTGGATTTATAGGGTAGAGAAGTGA
- a CDS encoding sulfurtransferase has protein sequence MNFKTKHKRGILIPLLIVFVLLFTSCNKTSYEGSNNVVEPTEVKETMNNSDVIVIDARSEEDYAKGHLEGAISLNPDKLTISEPVNGMLAPKEQVEEVLSEKGISNDSTVYIYDNSGGVYSGRVWWVLKIYGHENVKVINNGQKGLELANLPMSLEVPELSSTDYVAKDADEDMIATMDYVKAIAENDKSKEKIIDVRSKAEYDEGAIPNAIFYPHTKNLYTDGTFKSARDTYLFYNDLGLEKDDTIILYCKSSFRAAQTALILDEAGFENVKVYDGAWLEWSSGDMPTEKEETTVPSAQDAS, from the coding sequence ATGAACTTCAAAACTAAACATAAAAGAGGTATTTTGATTCCTCTGCTTATTGTGTTTGTTTTGCTTTTTACTTCCTGTAATAAAACAAGTTATGAAGGAAGTAATAATGTTGTAGAACCAACTGAAGTCAAAGAAACTATGAATAATAGTGATGTTATAGTTATTGATGCTAGATCCGAAGAAGACTATGCAAAAGGACATCTTGAAGGTGCTATAAGTCTTAATCCAGATAAGCTTACTATATCAGAACCTGTTAATGGTATGTTAGCTCCGAAAGAACAAGTTGAAGAAGTACTAAGTGAAAAAGGAATTTCTAATGATAGTACAGTATATATCTATGATAATAGCGGCGGAGTATACTCCGGTCGTGTTTGGTGGGTACTGAAGATTTATGGCCACGAGAATGTGAAAGTCATTAATAATGGTCAAAAAGGTCTAGAACTTGCTAATCTTCCTATGTCACTTGAAGTACCAGAGTTATCATCAACTGATTATGTAGCAAAAGATGCTGATGAAGACATGATCGCTACAATGGATTATGTAAAAGCTATTGCTGAAAATGATAAAAGTAAAGAAAAAATTATAGATGTAAGAAGTAAAGCAGAATATGATGAGGGTGCTATACCAAATGCTATTTTCTATCCTCATACAAAGAATTTATATACTGATGGAACATTCAAATCAGCTAGAGACACTTATCTATTCTATAATGATTTAGGTCTTGAAAAAGATGATACAATAATTCTCTATTGCAAATCATCATTCCGTGCTGCTCAAACAGCACTAATACTTGATGAAGCTGGTTTTGAAAATGTAAAAGTATATGATGGAGCATGGTTGGAATGGTCTTCTGGCGATATGCCAACAGAAAAAGAAGAAACCACAGTACCTAGTGCTCAAGATGCTTCATAG
- a CDS encoding rhodanese-like domain-containing protein yields the protein MKKLNKLIVLLLLVVMVLSVAGCGSKDKDSTSSMDLGNNTESTTSKDSTDDEKDDTSKDSESDAAKDEEKDSNEAFSIEEGVNAYFANMPEHIYKISQKEFIDKVKADDDMVIVDIRTAEDYKKGHVKGAYNAPWGPAIAENITKISQDKDVFIYCYSGQTAGQAVMTLNLAGINARSVNLGFNFGISKVEGYEDVIEETVNEFGDENYDVPEEVKTALTEYYNGLAEVKDTKFKNYKVSEEDLKDMVDNKEDFCLLSIRGEKDYNEGHIDGAKNIPWGAGMEKQFSTLPKDQKIVVYCYTGQTAGQTVAGLRLLGYDACSLNGGLGMEANAPLGWINNEFEVVK from the coding sequence ATGAAAAAACTTAATAAATTAATAGTATTACTTTTATTGGTAGTAATGGTATTAAGCGTTGCAGGTTGTGGTTCTAAAGATAAAGATTCTACAAGTTCAATGGATTTAGGCAATAATACTGAATCTACAACATCAAAAGATTCTACAGACGATGAAAAAGATGATACATCCAAAGATTCAGAAAGTGATGCTGCAAAAGATGAAGAAAAAGATAGCAATGAAGCTTTTTCTATTGAAGAAGGAGTTAATGCTTATTTCGCAAATATGCCTGAGCATATCTACAAAATAAGCCAAAAAGAATTCATAGATAAAGTAAAAGCTGATGATGACATGGTAATAGTAGATATTCGTACAGCAGAAGATTACAAAAAAGGTCATGTAAAAGGAGCTTACAATGCACCTTGGGGACCAGCTATCGCAGAAAACATCACAAAAATATCACAAGACAAAGATGTATTCATTTACTGTTATTCAGGACAGACAGCAGGTCAAGCAGTAATGACATTGAATTTAGCTGGAATCAATGCAAGAAGTGTTAACTTAGGATTTAATTTTGGTATTTCTAAAGTTGAGGGATATGAAGATGTTATAGAAGAAACAGTTAATGAATTCGGTGACGAAAATTATGATGTGCCTGAAGAAGTTAAGACAGCATTAACAGAATACTATAACGGATTAGCAGAAGTAAAAGATACTAAATTCAAGAATTATAAAGTATCAGAAGAAGATTTAAAAGATATGGTTGATAACAAAGAAGATTTCTGTCTATTATCAATCAGAGGTGAAAAAGATTACAACGAAGGCCATATAGATGGAGCCAAGAATATACCTTGGGGAGCAGGAATGGAAAAACAATTCTCTACTCTACCAAAAGATCAAAAAATAGTAGTTTACTGCTATACTGGACAGACAGCAGGTCAAACAGTAGCAGGACTCAGATTATTAGGATATGATGCTTGTTCACTTAACGGTGGATTAGGTATGGAAGCTAATGCTCCACTTGGATGGATCAATAATGAATTTGAAGTAGTAAAATAA
- a CDS encoding helix-turn-helix transcriptional regulator produces the protein MKIDRLMGILLILSRKGKVTAPYLAEHFEVSKRTINRDIETLCMAGVPIITRQGSNGGILIQEGYNFDKAILSKEELTKIITGLNALNSIDSSSDTSNILDKLYSGNSGINDIIDIELGSFYTESVSRKIRMVQEAVKKSYKIQFIYYSRRGKSNKIVDPYKVVYKWQNWYLYAFSDKVNEFRWYKLNRLWDLQITKDNFILKEINKDITEKMDDIFLCNYVLKASFDKSVEYILVENYENESYIEQDDGRLYFERDFTNFDFMLSWVLSFGDKVIVYEPECLIEKIKEITDFNRNQYI, from the coding sequence ATGAAAATTGATAGGTTGATGGGGATATTATTGATATTATCTAGAAAAGGAAAGGTTACAGCTCCTTATTTAGCTGAGCATTTTGAAGTTTCCAAAAGGACTATCAATAGAGATATTGAAACACTTTGCATGGCTGGTGTACCCATTATTACCCGCCAGGGCAGTAATGGAGGAATATTAATCCAAGAAGGTTATAACTTTGATAAAGCTATCTTGAGTAAAGAAGAATTAACGAAAATAATAACTGGATTGAATGCACTTAATAGCATAGATAGTTCATCTGATACAAGTAATATTTTAGATAAATTATACTCAGGTAATAGTGGTATAAACGATATTATTGACATAGAACTAGGTTCTTTTTATACGGAAAGTGTTTCTAGAAAAATAAGAATGGTACAAGAGGCAGTAAAAAAATCCTATAAAATACAGTTCATATATTATAGTAGAAGAGGTAAATCAAATAAGATTGTTGACCCTTATAAAGTAGTATATAAGTGGCAGAACTGGTATCTATACGCATTTTCTGATAAAGTTAATGAATTTAGATGGTATAAGCTTAATAGATTGTGGGATTTACAGATAACCAAAGATAATTTTATCCTTAAAGAAATCAATAAAGATATAACTGAAAAAATGGATGATATCTTTTTATGTAATTATGTATTAAAAGCATCCTTTGACAAAAGTGTTGAATATATTCTGGTTGAGAATTATGAGAATGAAAGTTATATAGAACAAGATGACGGTAGATTATATTTTGAAAGAGATTTTACCAATTTTGATTTCATGTTAAGTTGGGTTCTGAGTTTTGGTGATAAAGTGATTGTTTATGAACCTGAGTGTCTTATTGAAAAAATTAAAGAGATAACTGATTTTAACCGTAACCAATATATCTGA
- a CDS encoding DUF3795 domain-containing protein, with translation MRLHETIKKTNDILKKSEVGYVGYIKGDGFPSVATRSFCGIPNILHSHISTASNGNLAKAIVINNKMSICVHEGNDNITLIGTAHIITDMKVKQTMWVDWFINHYPEGVTDPNYMLIEFRADRLSLWVDRECVEISLTDIMEIQSNCGSMCNTCDYKYSHGCQGCIALKGKPFWGTCPVSKCCQDKGYDHCGQCPDMPCELLKSFSCGDDKECDKPKGSRLEILEMWSKLK, from the coding sequence GTGAGATTACATGAAACAATAAAAAAGACAAATGATATTCTGAAGAAAAGTGAAGTTGGTTATGTTGGTTATATTAAAGGTGATGGATTCCCTAGTGTTGCAACACGTTCTTTTTGTGGGATACCTAATATCCTTCATAGTCATATCAGTACAGCAAGTAATGGCAATTTAGCAAAGGCTATAGTTATTAATAATAAGATGAGTATTTGCGTTCATGAAGGAAATGATAATATAACATTGATTGGAACTGCTCATATCATTACTGATATGAAAGTGAAACAGACAATGTGGGTAGATTGGTTTATCAATCATTATCCAGAAGGTGTCACTGACCCCAATTATATGCTTATTGAATTTCGTGCAGATAGACTATCATTATGGGTGGATAGAGAATGTGTAGAAATATCATTGACAGATATCATGGAGATACAATCTAATTGCGGATCCATGTGTAATACATGTGATTACAAGTACAGTCATGGTTGCCAAGGTTGTATTGCACTAAAAGGTAAACCTTTTTGGGGAACATGTCCAGTCTCAAAATGTTGCCAAGATAAAGGTTATGATCATTGTGGACAATGTCCAGATATGCCTTGTGAACTACTTAAGAGTTTTTCTTGTGGTGATGATAAAGAATGTGATAAACCTAAAGGATCAAGACTAGAAATTCTAGAAATGTGGAGTAAATTAAAGTAA
- a CDS encoding MarR family winged helix-turn-helix transcriptional regulator — MKADNTLYLIGRVRVLINQFIISELKKQGITGIVPSHGKIILSLLEKENLTMSELAGNIGKDPSTITTLVKKLNDLGYTHMIKDTVDKRVNRVSLTSKGKDLEQAFVVISEKIYNRQYNNIADEEKEIFREVLRKMIDNFS; from the coding sequence GTGAAAGCTGATAATACATTATATTTAATTGGAAGGGTTAGAGTCCTCATAAATCAATTTATAATTTCAGAATTGAAGAAACAAGGAATTACGGGAATTGTACCTTCTCATGGTAAAATAATCTTATCGCTTTTAGAAAAAGAAAATTTAACAATGAGTGAATTAGCTGGTAACATTGGTAAAGATCCTTCTACCATTACGACTTTGGTTAAAAAACTTAATGATCTTGGTTATACCCATATGATTAAAGATACTGTTGATAAACGTGTTAACAGGGTATCTTTAACATCAAAAGGTAAGGATTTGGAACAAGCCTTTGTTGTCATATCTGAAAAAATTTATAATAGACAATATAATAATATTGCAGACGAAGAAAAAGAAATTTTTAGAGAAGTATTAAGAAAGA